In Moorella sp. Hama-1, a single genomic region encodes these proteins:
- a CDS encoding rod shape-determining protein has product MPGVRLLARYSRDLGVDLGTANTLVYLRGKGIVLREPSVIAFDRVTKKVVAAGEEARSMLGRAPRRLVVYRPLRRGVIADFDTTRLMLRYFLTRAAGRVALPSPRVVLSTPYGSTPVERRALIEATRQAGARDVFLVEEPVAAALGAGLPVEEPLGNLVINIGGGTTEIAVVSLGGVVSGRSLPVAGDSFNEAIQAYLRRHHHLQIGFTSAERLKITSTYACHPPGGKIEIKGVHTLTRLPARIKITPADLTTALAEPLQTLLHNCRHVLDKTPPQLAADLIQQGITLTGGGALLHHLDSFLADGLQLPVTIADDPLAAVVRGTAVILQKLPRTTRLQVMRA; this is encoded by the coding sequence ATGCCCGGAGTGAGACTCCTGGCGCGCTACAGCCGCGACCTAGGTGTGGACCTGGGGACGGCCAATACCCTGGTCTACCTGCGGGGAAAGGGCATTGTCTTACGGGAACCCTCAGTTATCGCCTTTGACAGGGTGACCAAAAAGGTGGTGGCCGCCGGCGAGGAGGCCCGCTCCATGCTGGGCCGGGCGCCGCGACGGCTGGTAGTCTACCGACCCCTGAGGCGGGGTGTAATTGCCGATTTCGACACCACCCGGCTCATGCTCCGTTACTTCCTTACCAGGGCTGCCGGCAGGGTAGCCCTGCCGTCGCCGCGGGTAGTATTGTCAACCCCCTACGGCAGTACCCCGGTGGAGAGACGCGCCCTCATCGAGGCTACCCGCCAGGCCGGCGCCCGGGACGTCTTCCTGGTGGAAGAACCGGTGGCCGCCGCCCTGGGAGCGGGGCTGCCGGTGGAAGAGCCCCTGGGCAACCTGGTGATCAATATCGGCGGCGGGACTACCGAGATCGCCGTCGTCTCCCTAGGGGGCGTGGTCAGCGGTCGCTCCCTGCCAGTGGCCGGCGATAGTTTTAACGAAGCCATCCAGGCTTATTTGCGGCGTCACCACCATCTGCAGATCGGTTTTACCAGCGCTGAAAGGCTGAAAATCACCAGTACTTACGCCTGCCATCCCCCCGGGGGAAAGATAGAAATTAAAGGGGTTCATACCCTGACCCGCCTCCCGGCCCGGATAAAAATAACCCCGGCCGACCTGACAACGGCCCTGGCAGAACCCCTGCAAACCCTGCTCCATAATTGCCGCCACGTCCTAGATAAAACGCCGCCCCAGCTGGCGGCCGACCTGATCCAACAGGGTATTACCCTGACCGGCGGCGGGGCCTTACTGCACCACCTGGATTCCTTCCTGGCGGACGGCCTGCAACTACCCGTGACCATCGCTGATGATCCCCTGGCAGCCGTTGTCCGCGGCACAGCCGTTATCCTGCAGAAACTGCCCCGCACAACCCGGCTGCAGGTCATGCGAGCTTGA
- the leuS gene encoding leucine--tRNA ligase: MDARYNFKEIEPKWQRRWEAGDLYRVTEDPDKPKFYCLEMFPYPSGNLHMGHVRNYSIGDVVARVKRMRGYNVLHPMGWDAFGLPAENAAIHRGIPPAQWTWSNIANMRRQLHAMGISYDWDREVATCHPNYYRWTQWLFLQMYKHGLAYRKKAAVNWCPSCATVLANEQVVDGACERCHTPVMRKDLEQWFFRITDYADRLQEDLKKLPGWPDKVKIMQENWIGKSTGAEVVFTVEGSGREIPVYTTRPDTLYGVTYMVLAPEHPLVEELTAGTPYAGPVAAFARAARYLSALDRTATDKEKEGLFTGAYAINPVNGERVPIWIANYVLMEYGTGAVMGVPAHDQRDYEFARKYGLPVKAVIRPVDRELDGATMTAAYVEDGVMFNSGPFDGVPNRAGIKKVTEYLESMGKGKARINYRLRDWLISRQRYWGAPIPMIYCDHCGIVPVPEEDLPVLLPEGVEFRPTGESPLTYCPEFVQTTCPRCGGPARRETDTMDTFVCSSWYFLRYTSPHSQDQAFERDKVDYWMNVDQYIGGVEHAILHLMYARFFTKALHDFGLVGVEEPFQNLLTQGMVLKEGSKMSKSKGNIVSPEEIIDRYGADTARLFILFAAPPERDLEWSDQGVEGCYRFLNRVWRLVASYADAVRQAGGPPEIKRHDDRELWRLLHATIKKVTEDVEERFNFNTAISAIMELVNGCYRYQDTVPAGEENLALVGEVLRKLVTILAPFAPHIAEELWQGLGGRESVHLESWPQYDPAALVEEEVTLVVQINGRVRDRLQVPAGLEREKIEELVLKRDKMAAMLAGQQVVKVIIVPDKLVNVVARRAS; encoded by the coding sequence CCTGGAGATGTTCCCCTATCCCTCCGGCAACCTGCACATGGGACACGTCCGCAACTACTCCATCGGCGATGTCGTCGCCAGGGTCAAGCGGATGCGGGGTTATAATGTCCTCCATCCCATGGGCTGGGACGCCTTCGGCCTGCCGGCGGAAAACGCCGCCATCCACCGGGGTATCCCGCCGGCGCAATGGACCTGGAGCAATATTGCCAACATGCGCCGGCAGCTCCACGCCATGGGCATCAGCTACGATTGGGACCGGGAGGTAGCTACCTGCCACCCCAATTATTATCGCTGGACCCAGTGGCTTTTCCTGCAGATGTATAAACACGGCCTGGCCTATCGTAAGAAGGCCGCCGTCAACTGGTGCCCCTCCTGTGCCACCGTCCTGGCCAATGAGCAGGTCGTGGATGGTGCCTGCGAGCGTTGCCATACACCGGTAATGCGTAAAGACCTGGAGCAGTGGTTTTTCCGCATTACCGACTATGCCGACCGCCTGCAGGAGGATTTGAAGAAACTACCCGGCTGGCCGGACAAGGTTAAAATCATGCAGGAAAACTGGATCGGCAAGAGTACCGGTGCTGAGGTAGTCTTCACGGTCGAGGGCAGCGGCCGGGAGATCCCGGTCTATACCACCCGCCCGGATACCCTCTACGGGGTGACCTATATGGTCCTGGCACCCGAGCACCCCCTGGTGGAGGAATTGACAGCCGGGACGCCTTACGCCGGGCCGGTGGCGGCATTCGCCCGGGCGGCGCGGTACTTGAGTGCCCTGGACCGTACAGCCACAGACAAGGAAAAGGAAGGCCTCTTTACCGGCGCCTATGCCATCAACCCGGTTAATGGTGAACGGGTGCCCATCTGGATTGCCAACTACGTTCTCATGGAATACGGTACCGGGGCTGTTATGGGGGTGCCGGCCCACGACCAGCGGGACTATGAGTTTGCCCGCAAGTATGGCCTGCCCGTTAAGGCGGTAATCCGGCCGGTGGACCGGGAACTGGACGGTGCCACCATGACGGCCGCCTATGTGGAAGATGGCGTCATGTTCAACTCCGGCCCCTTTGACGGCGTCCCCAACAGGGCGGGTATCAAGAAGGTCACCGAATACCTGGAGAGTATGGGTAAGGGTAAAGCCAGGATCAACTACCGCCTGCGGGACTGGCTTATTTCCCGCCAGCGGTACTGGGGCGCGCCCATACCCATGATCTACTGCGACCACTGCGGCATCGTACCGGTACCGGAGGAAGACCTGCCGGTACTCCTGCCGGAAGGGGTAGAATTCCGGCCTACCGGGGAGTCGCCCCTGACCTATTGCCCGGAGTTCGTCCAGACCACCTGTCCCCGATGCGGCGGCCCGGCCCGCCGGGAGACGGACACCATGGACACCTTCGTCTGCTCCTCCTGGTACTTCCTGCGCTACACCAGCCCCCACAGCCAGGACCAGGCCTTCGAGAGGGATAAAGTCGACTACTGGATGAATGTAGATCAGTACATCGGCGGGGTGGAGCACGCTATCCTGCACCTGATGTACGCCCGCTTCTTTACCAAAGCCCTCCACGACTTCGGCCTGGTAGGGGTCGAGGAGCCCTTCCAGAACCTCTTGACCCAGGGCATGGTTCTCAAGGAAGGCAGCAAGATGTCCAAATCCAAGGGGAATATCGTCAGCCCCGAAGAGATAATTGACCGCTACGGGGCCGATACGGCGCGCCTGTTTATCCTCTTTGCCGCCCCGCCGGAGCGGGACCTGGAGTGGAGCGACCAGGGGGTAGAGGGCTGCTATCGCTTCTTGAACCGGGTCTGGCGCCTGGTGGCCTCTTACGCCGACGCAGTACGCCAGGCTGGTGGCCCGCCGGAAATTAAAAGACATGACGACCGGGAACTCTGGCGTCTCCTCCATGCCACCATCAAGAAAGTTACCGAGGATGTTGAGGAACGCTTTAACTTTAACACCGCCATCAGTGCTATCATGGAATTAGTTAACGGCTGCTATCGTTACCAGGATACCGTGCCGGCTGGGGAGGAAAATCTGGCCCTCGTGGGTGAGGTCTTACGGAAGCTGGTCACCATCCTGGCCCCCTTTGCCCCCCATATTGCCGAGGAACTCTGGCAGGGCCTGGGCGGCCGGGAGAGCGTTCATTTGGAATCCTGGCCCCAGTACGACCCGGCAGCCCTGGTAGAAGAGGAAGTAACCCTGGTGGTGCAGATTAACGGCAGGGTGAGGGACCGCCTCCAGGTGCCGGCAGGTCTGGAGCGGGAGAAAATAGAGGAACTGGTCCTGAAGCGGGATAAGATGGCCGCCATGCTGGCCGGGCAGCAGGTGGTCAAAGTCATCATTGTCCCGGATAAACTGGTCAACGTCGTCGCCCGGCGGGCGAGTTAG